The genomic window GGGGACCCATCACCGCAAAGGTTATGGCAACTTCGTAAGATATTATTATTCCAGCCTTCCTCATAGAACCTATCAGTGGATACTTGGAGTTTGAAGCCCACCCTGCTATGGCTATGGCGTAAACGGCAAGAGAGCCAAGACCAAAAACCAGAAGAAGCCCAACGTTAACATCGGTAAGGATAGGTTTTATCTGGTAACCGAAAAGCTCAAACTCAGGACCAAAGGGGACAACGGCAAATACCAGGGTTGCAGGCACAAGGGCAAGAACTATCGCAAGGTTGTATAAAAACTTGTTCCCGTATCTGGGGAAAAGGTCTTCCTTGGTTATGAGCTTCAGTCCGTCTGCAAGGGGTTGGAGTAGCCCATGCCAACCGACAACCATCGGTCCTGGTCTCCTCTGTATGTGGGCGGCAACCTTCCTCTCAACCCACGTAAGGTAAGCGCCAACCCCAAGGACTATACCCAGAATCACAAGTATCTTTATGAGAGCTATGATAATTCCTGCCACCACACTTTCCATAGAGCTCCTCCTATCTGTCTGTCTCTCCCACAACCGGGTCTATGCTTGCAAGTATGGTAACGGCGTCTGCTATAACTCTATCTTTCATTAAATATGGATATATGCTCAGGTTGTAGTAAGAAGGGGGTCTTACCTTAACCCTGTAGGGCTTGACACCCCCCATAGAGAAAACATAAAAACCGAGCTCACCCCTTGGATTCTCACCGGAGGAGTAAATTTCCCCAGTTGGAACCTTAAGTCCTATACCGTCTATAGTCAGCTTTATCTTTCTATCCTCAGGTGCCTCGGCAAAGAACGGGGCGTTTTCTGGGAGTTTCTCCAGTCTCGCAACGCATTGCTCTATAATCCTAACGCTCTGCCTCATCTCCTCCATACGTACCAGGTATCGGTCGTAGCAGTCCCCCACTTCTCCCACCGGGATGTCAAACTCAACCTCAGGATAGGCATCGTAAGGTTCAAACTTTCTCATATCATAGGGTATACCGGAACCCCTGATAACAGGACCGGTAACTCCATAGAAATAGGCATCCTCCGGAGATATGACTCCAACCTCCTTGTTTCTCCTGAGCCATATCCTGTTCCTTGTGAGAATCCTCTCCCAGTCCTCCAGTTCCCTTGGGAACCTTCTTATAAAAGCCTTTATAACCTCAAGAGCACCCTCAGGAAGGTCCATACGTACACCGCCTACCCTAGGATAGGATATGGTAAGTCTGGCACCTGTGATGCCCTCAAGGATATCCATTATCTTCTCCCTCTCCTTGAAGGCGTAAAGGAATATGGTAAGAGCTCCTAGGTCAAGGGCATATGTCCCGAGCCACAGGAGGTGAGAATTTATCCTCTGGAGTTCGGACATCATAGTCCTTATATACTTGGCTTTCTCCGGAACCTCCTCCTCTATACCAAGAAGCCTTTCTATAGCAACAACCCAAGCCTGATTGGAGCACAGAGCTGAGAGGTAATCCATCCTGTCGGTGTAAACCAGAAACTGGTTATACATTTCGTTCTCTGCAAGCTTTTCAACACCTCTGTGGAGCTGACCAAGTATCACGTCAGTCTGAACTATACGCTCCCCCTCAAGGTCAAAGAGGAACCACATAGTTCCATGAGTTCCGGGGTGCAGGGGTCCCCAGTTGAGAACTATCTGAGCTTTCTTCTTCAGCCTCTTTCTTTCTGTTATCTCCAAATCCTCAAGGGTAGGGACTATAGTGTGTCTACGCTCATAGTTCATAGTCCCCTCAAGCTTATCTCCCCATAGCACCTCATTTAAAGAGGGGAGATCCTGCTCTGGAAAACCCTCAAGGGGAAAGTCTTTCCTTAGAGGAAAGTAGGGGTAGGTGTCCCACATGAAGGCTCTCACTAAATTCTCGTGACCCTCATACTCTATCCCGAACATGTCATAGCATTCCCTTTCAGCCCACTTTCCGGCAAACCAGAGT from Hydrogenivirga caldilitoris includes these protein-coding regions:
- a CDS encoding NADH-quinone oxidoreductase subunit D; this translates as MPWARTEHFMELQQKFPELRVESGNVTSLHIKKDNLIELLKELKSRGFKLFIDHSVVDLKDILEKEKDFRNAVSENLIAFPEDRVSRFQAFYILYNVDKRERVIVKTRTEGTLPSIEKLWFAGKWAERECYDMFGIEYEGHENLVRAFMWDTYPYFPLRKDFPLEGFPEQDLPSLNEVLWGDKLEGTMNYERRHTIVPTLEDLEITERKRLKKKAQIVLNWGPLHPGTHGTMWFLFDLEGERIVQTDVILGQLHRGVEKLAENEMYNQFLVYTDRMDYLSALCSNQAWVVAIERLLGIEEEVPEKAKYIRTMMSELQRINSHLLWLGTYALDLGALTIFLYAFKEREKIMDILEGITGARLTISYPRVGGVRMDLPEGALEVIKAFIRRFPRELEDWERILTRNRIWLRRNKEVGVISPEDAYFYGVTGPVIRGSGIPYDMRKFEPYDAYPEVEFDIPVGEVGDCYDRYLVRMEEMRQSVRIIEQCVARLEKLPENAPFFAEAPEDRKIKLTIDGIGLKVPTGEIYSSGENPRGELGFYVFSMGGVKPYRVKVRPPSYYNLSIYPYLMKDRVIADAVTILASIDPVVGETDR